Genomic window (Rosa chinensis cultivar Old Blush chromosome 6, RchiOBHm-V2, whole genome shotgun sequence):
ACAATCGAGTTTCCGATCCCTAGTTTTCATGCTAATGGAGATGATCGTATGGATCATTTCGAGGTTTCGATAgagttggttttttgttttgttttgaaggGATGAAGTTGCGTTTTGCTTTTTATTTACTTTGGTGTTGGTTAGTTAGGGTTTTTGCATTTCTGTTGCGATGCACAAATCGATTTTCAGTCCGTGTGAATTTCTGATCACTAATCATATGGATAATTTCCAGGTTCCGATAATTTGTTATTCATTGTGGTGATTATAAGAATTTTAGCATCATTTGTGCATGTGGAACTACTTAGTTTATCAATGATTAGCATCATTTGTGCATGTCATCTGAATAATGTGGTGATATGCAGGTCTTTTCTATGCTCGATACACAAAGCCTATGCTATGCTGCAGCTACTTGTTCAATGTTTAATAAATGTGCCATGGATCCTTCTTGCTATGCCAATATTGACTTGACAACGGTTGTTCCAAAAGTTAACAATGCAGTAGTTTCCACAATGATTCACCGGGCAGGGAAAGCTCTCCAGTAAGTGTTTATTTGCACCCAATAAGTTTTTGGAACTTGAATACTCTATAATATTTTTGTGCATGTGAAAGCTGTGGTGGATATTTTTGGTTTAATTTTGGTCTTTTAGATTCCTCCTTTCACCTGTATTTACAGATTgtttttcagttttggagaTGCAATGCATTATTCCTCATTTGACTAATTAATGCTACTTTGAGGATATGATACTCTCATTTTGATCATATCTTTGCTTTTCTGTATCTGACTTATTTTGATCATGGTTATTTCAGGTCTCTTAAGCTTGGTGTAGTAGTTCCAGGCCCGACAACGTCACTTGGATCTTGTCAGCCCTTAGTTTATACCATCCGGAACTCTGTAGATGTATCTAACTTTTCATGGAATGATAAGAGATCCAGACAGGGGAAGGAGTCATCGATTCTTTCCAGATCCTGTTTGAGCCCTCTAGGTGGGGACAGTGGTGCTCCAGGGTATGCTTGAATTGTAAGACCTGGGAATTGGTTTTTGCACTTTATACCTATTTCTTATACTTTCTTTTCTTACTGCAAGGGCTCTTTTGAGAAAATTGCACCTTTACAATATTGAAAGAATGGATAATGCATCACTTTGTGGTGCATTAGCGGCCTGTCCATCTCTCATTGATCTGGAAATTGTTGGCCTGTAAGTTTGTTGCTGTTCTGCAGTCCTTATGTTGgaccatatttttcttttccgcAATTCTTTATGTTCAAACAaactaatttttgttttgtttttgggcaATCTTTAGTCATGTGGAACTGAGGCAGACATTGGTGTCAGTGAGCGCAAACTGTCACTTAATTGAGCGTTTGTTCTTTGAATCCTCTAAATCAGGTATTGCATATTCCGCATGAGGAACTCCATTTTATGTTCTTCAATTTATTCTTAAATGTGTACTTGTCAACTGTCAGGTAGAGATGACAGTTTGAAATCACCAGCCTGCTTTGAGCTTGTGAATAATTGCCCTCATGTAACTTCATTATCCCTCAGAGGTTTTAAACTGCATGATTATAAAGTTCGTATACTTATTAAGGTATGTCTTGGACATTTCGAGAAAATAATAATCCAAAGGCTATATTTAATATTGGTTAGTGTTATAGTAGCTTCATAATGTTATTTTGAGAGAATAGCTATGCGAGTTCTTATGCGTGTGGTACCTGTCATATGTGAGTTTAACAGTTAAATAGTTATGATCACTTCTGTAAGTTATCAAGGAGCTcttcttttgttattttcaatAACTCATTTTTATCACTATTATTCATTATTCCTGAGCATAGTAGTGAAGGTCAGAAAgaagttatttcctttttgaACAAATTAGTGGATTCCTCACCCATTGTTTTGAGGTCTTTTAATATTTTGTTCCCTGGAAGTGGCTATTATCTGAATAATGTCTCCGGGTACTTGTGCAGGGATTTAGAAAACTGAAGTATGTTGACTTTTCAACATCTTACTCTATCACTGGGTCATTTCTGAGGTCAGTTATATCTTAATGGACAAACTCTTTGTCATCTCACTAAATCCGAGACTTAAGTGAAACTTTTATTTCTTAGGAACCTTGGAAGCAACACAGGTGGAAATCTGTTGGAAGTTGTGATTTTACGGGATTGCATGCATCTGAAAGTGGTGATGCTTCATCCTTTATTATCATgcgctcgctctctctctctctctatatatatatatatgtatgtatgtatgtatgtatgtatgtatgtatgtatcttGCTGAAACTTAATTGTCATTTTGAAGGCGGAAGTTGATCGGTTGCTGAATGCAGTTCTGTCTGGGGATTTCAAGCTCCTTAGACATCTTGTAGGTGGACAGAAATTAATTATATTATTCTTGTTGAAGCTTTGCATATAAAGTTCTAGGCTTGGGGGGAATGCTTAATTGACTCTTGGCTATTGTCTCAAACAGGACATATCTAATAGGGAAGGCTTGGCATCTGAGGGTGACTGGTATTATGAAAGATGCTACAGCTTGAGGTAATGGTTTTCTCCTGAagcttacatttttttttttggttctgttttctttccttttgttgGGTAGTAGGGTTACACAGTGAAATAGGCTCttttccatctcttcatccaccACTGTTACTGATGGTAGCAGTTGATTCTTCAGCTCTAGTGTAAGAGATTTAACCAGTGAAATACTTTTATGAATGTTGTGCAGTGTCAATCCCTTAAAGCAGGTTTTGGAACAGAGGCCTCATATCTGCATACTAGCCGAGTTTCCATCTGAAGGAAGGTTTGCTTATTCTTCAACCATTTCACTTCATGTCTGCTGTTtaccattttccttttccatatgTGATGTGCTTATTGTTTCTGTCCGGATTCTGAATTGTCATGCAGTTTTGCCGACAGTGATCAAATGTTCGACAGTGAGCCATATAGCGATATCAGTCTGCCATCACAGATGAGCACTCATACGTCTGATGGTTCAATGTTTGTCAGTTTTTCTGAGAGTAGCTACAATAGTGATCATGGTAGTGGCAACGAGGATGCTCTGGATGCTAGTTATGTACTTTATGAGGAAAGCTCAGATGAGGTAGAGACTTATTGATGGGTAGGAGAACACATAAGATTGCAAGGTTTGAAATCTCTAGCCACAATATGGATCATGTAGCTCTCCTCTCACCCTCCCACTGTCATACATAAGGTTCACGCCACTCATATATCCATCTGCTTGATCCAACAGAATGCTCTTATGGGGAGGGAACAGCTATATGAGATGCAGCTCAACTGCAGAGGACATAATTGACCCGTGAACAGTGGCCGATTGCCATCTCATCATTTAAGCTTGATTTAGCTGAACCTCAAGAGTCCCAGTTTTGTATATGAAGTCCACTGCTGTACACACTCCTATccatatatttttttcctttccaatccCTACGCGATCCTTTTAATTATGGGAATGCTCTCTGCTCCCTTCAGAGTCCTTGTACCATATAGAAGATCCCCTAACCAATGATTTTACTTCCATGTGCCTGTAACATGATATGCACCGTAAATTCTGTTGGCTGAAACATTAATTGTTCTACTTCTTTCCATCACCCCATTAAAACAAACTGAAACTCGTGATTCGGCTTTCACTTTCATGTAGGAATGCATTACTAGGATTttctaaatcacaattaatacGGCAAAAGGTAAAAAAGAAATTTGGAAAACAATTTAACTGCCGGGCATTATTACCGAGGCGGTTGAGTAGTAAAttctagggctgggcacggtctCAGACCGGCACCAATTTTACAGGGACCGGGACCGGGACCGGTAATTCCACTTCGGGCCGGTTTTGCAGTTGCACAAAACTGGGATCGGGATAAGCCCGGACCGGTAATTGTTTTATAGGGACCGGGACCGGAACCGGGACCGAAAATCTTACTTCGGGCCGGGACCGTAGTTGCATATAACAAGGATCGGGATAAACCCGGACCGGGACAAAACCGGTCCGTTTTTCGGGTTTCCGGTTCCAGTCAATCTTTCCTGCTTGACCTACTTCTGTTTAGAGAGTATAAAGAGTAATGCAATATGATTCTATGAACTAGCAACATTGCTGcaatgctgaaaaaaaaaaaacaaaacaaaaaaaccaataAACCATTCTGCAAAGTGCAATCTGCACTAGCAGCAAGGTTGCAAATAAATCCATCTTGCAAATAACCATTCAAAGCAAGCAACCAACACAATTACACAGCAAGTTCACCAACACATATTGTCTTAACAacataacaaattaaaaatCGAAACAATGTTCAACAAGACAACAAGAGCAGTTTAAAAAGACATGCAACTGCTCCATGCTATTGCTGCCATGCAGCTGCTCCTCCATTCCTccatcttcaaatttttttcccTACACAATTCAGTTTAAAAAGACATTGTATTACACATTTATAcattatatagttatatacacaTTTATACTTTGCACCAATGCAACATCATAGAATATTCAAGCCCATGTTAGCAACTGATACTAAAGAGCTAGAATCTACCTGAGAACTTTGAACTTCGGATTTGAACTTGGACAAGTTCAAGTCTTGGATCATCTCATTCTATTCACACAATACACACCAATTAGCATAACATGTAGAAAGCAAAACTGAACGCATGGGGTATATAAAGATGTGCAGGAAAGTCACACTAAACACGAAGTCCTTACTTTCTGCTGCTTTGCCTTGGAAACAAACGACTGCAATTTCAATTGGCAACTCGTTAGTGATTTAATTCTTTACTCTGCTCCTCAGGTTCAACTGCAATTTCAATTGGCAACTCGTTAGTATCAATGTTTGCTACTCCCTGATAGACCACGTAATGCAAAATTTACCATTTAaaagtaaaaaggaaaagaagggcAACATTCTAGCATTGCAAGTAATTATTGATAATACAATGGCAGTAGGTTCTCAAGAGAAGCTATAGAATACCTGCAGTTGGTTGGCTGCTAGGAGTCTGAACCTTTGCAGGACTCTCAGGATGTTTGGTCAAGAAAGGGAGAACCTCATTGAGCACATCATTGACAGCTGCGTCAAGATCATTAGAATTTTCTATAGCAACAGCTTTCAGAACACGAAAATCAACCTGTGGGAAGAAATAATATGTAAATCAGAATCAAAACCAAATACAGACTAACCCCAAACATCGTAGGTACTACAGATTCCATCAACTCAAAGCCTCGACAGTAGCGGATAAAAACTACATAGAATCTTATGATCTTAGAAAAAAAGAACCAGTGTAAATTCCATAAcatcaaaataaagaaaactgaATATTCAGACTTGAGATCCCCACTGAGGTTGAGAGAGGGTGCCTTCAGAATGGATCCAAGGAACTCTGTCAGTCAGATTTCTCTATACCTATTTCCCTGATCTATTACAGATTAGTCTTGGTCCAACTTCTGATATGATCTCCCATTGTAATTTGGGGCTTACAGTGGTCAAACAAGAATGCATATGAGGACTACTGAAGCTGGCTAGCCTATTTCAAGACCAACTTTAAGACTTTCACAGACTGCAAGATTGGCAACGACAATAACCTGACAGAAGACCTCCTTGCAGCTGGTCCTATTTTTCACAACTTTAAAACTTGAAGCAAACCACCAAACTCTGGGATGGTTAATGACTTGTAAATACAAATGGCCTAGATGTAAAGAATTATTTAATAATAATACAAAGAATCCCCGATAACTGTTTGGTTAGTCTACAGAATCTGTTAGCTACCAATGATAACTGTCAGATCATGAGATTACAGTAAGAACTTCTAGTAAATTAACGTCGCCACTCAGATTCCGATAACATTTCAGTGTATAAGTTTCCAAGCATGACCCATAATTTCTTCATCTATGTAAGGACCAAGGATTCCATAACATCAAAATAAAGAATTGACAAATAGTGTTCATAACTCCAATTTCTAATAAACCCTAACTCCAGCGATGAACAAATAGTGGAGCCCCTACATTTGAATGTCTCCACTAAAACCGTACCTCAATGAGAGACTCGAGCTTCTGCTTAAGACTCTGCTTCTTCTCCTCAGCTTCCTTGAGCGCAGAAGACAGACTCCACAACCTGGCAACCTCCTGCTCGAATTCCTCCCATTCGATTACCTTCACCTTTTCGGGATTGCTCTTGTTCTTGTTCGGCTCTGCTGCGGCCCAGGCTTGCTCGAAGgcgtatctctctctctctctctctctctctctctctctctctctttctctgtgcagccggatctctctctctctctctttctctgtgcaGCAGGATCTTTCTCTTCCCTGCAAAAAAggcaaagaatgagagagagagagactgaaaagACCAAGAATGAGAGGCCGGACCGCCGGAGGCGACGTCGAGGAGAAGACCAGAGGTGAGGAATACCAATTTGGCGATTTCTGGGGGCTGACCGGCTGAGTGAGTGAGTGACTGAGGGCTGAGGAAGATCGAGCAGTCGGAATTGATTGTGACTGAGAGAGTTGGAGGCGGAGTCGGTCGAGGAGCAGTCCGGatcgattgtgatttgtgaggagagagtgagagactgagagagttgGAGCCTTGGAGGCGGAGTCGGCCGAGTTAGAGATTGAGTTTAGCCGTTTAGGTCTATTAACTAATCAGTAATCACATGTGATGGCGTCCACACTAACACAATATACTTCGAAAATAAACCTATAATTGGACGACACGTACATAAGCTCGGTTTTCCGGTCCACGCAGTCAAGAACCGCCAAGAACCGAACCCGGACCGCCAAGTTCATTTAGGGACCGAACCGGCCATAAcatatttattttcatgaacCGGGACCGGACCGCCACCAAGTGTATAGgaaccgaaccggcccgaaaacACTTATTTTCCTTCTAAAACCCGGACCGAACCGGCCGGTCCGGATCGGTCCCTTCCGGTCTTTCGGTCATTTTTGCCCACCCCTACTAAATTCTCTCTgaatccctatatatagcccCAGTTCAGACTTGAAAGAGCTCTCATTTTTAAAGTATAGTTGGTTTGAAGCAGAGCAAGAATGGCGAGCAGTGGCAGTGGGCAACAACTGCCGCCGTACAACCCTTACCGGCACCTGAAGACTCTTCGCGGCCACGAGAGCGCCGTGTCGTGCGTCAAATTCTCCAACGACGGAACCCTCTTGGCCTCGGCGTCGTTAGATAAGACCGTGATCCTCTGGTGGTCTTCCACCCTAGCCCTCCTGCGCCGCCTGGAGGGACACTCCGAGGGCATCTCCGACCTTTCCTGGTCCTCCGACTCCCACTACATCTGCTCCGcctccgacgactgcaccctcCGCATCTGGGACGCACGCTCCCCCACCGGCGAGTGCGTCAAGACTCTCCGCGGCCACTCCGACCTCGTTTTCTGCGCCAACTTCAACCCCCAGTCCAACCTCATCGTCTCCGGCTCGTTCGACGAGACGATTCGGATTTGGGAGGCCAAGACCGGCAAGTGCCTCCACGTCATCAGGGCCCACTCGCTTCCGGTGACCTCCGTGAGCTTCAATCGCGATGGGTCGCTCATCGTCTCCGCCAGTCACGACGGGTCGTGCAAGATTTGGGACACCGCTAAAGGGACCTGcttgaaaaccctaattgaCGATAAGGTCCCTGCCGTTTCCTTCGCCAAGTTCTCCCCCAACGGAAAATTCATACTCATCGCCACTCTAGATAATACCCTTGTAAGTCCCTTGATATTCCTTCTCTTTCAATTTTTCAGTGTCAAAAGTTatcatctttttctctttgtgGTTACTTTGGAAGttatgatttagggttttgctgCTTATTCAATTTTGTTGCAAATCAAATTTTGGTTTGGCAATGCAATTAGTTTTAGGTAGAGGGCAGTGTGTAATTCACCATTGGAGGGATTTTTCAGTttg
Coding sequences:
- the LOC112168944 gene encoding COMPASS-like H3K4 histone methylase component WDR5B; its protein translation is MASSGSGQQLPPYNPYRHLKTLRGHESAVSCVKFSNDGTLLASASLDKTVILWWSSTLALLRRLEGHSEGISDLSWSSDSHYICSASDDCTLRIWDARSPTGECVKTLRGHSDLVFCANFNPQSNLIVSGSFDETIRIWEAKTGKCLHVIRAHSLPVTSVSFNRDGSLIVSASHDGSCKIWDTAKGTCLKTLIDDKVPAVSFAKFSPNGKFILIATLDNTLKLCNYSTGKFLKVYTGHLNKVYCITSTFSVTNGKYIVSGSEDHCVYLWDLQLKTMIQRFEGHTDTVISVSCHPSENKIASAALQNDKTVRIWVQDNANSAPK
- the LOC112173056 gene encoding F-box protein SKIP17; this encodes MDTLLLIPSSMAKRPCPSQNPRPPNHLNLPDRDHLLESFLDFSDSPPFAIDLSFERILDSRDSDADQTKLIDRALQLGSVLLEAGKRSARRRASKHNSIAWALPPDLTIKVFSMLDTQSLCYAAATCSMFNKCAMDPSCYANIDLTTVVPKVNNAVVSTMIHRAGKALQSLKLGVVVPGPTTSLGSCQPLVYTIRNSVDVSNFSWNDKRSRQGKESSILSRSCLSPLGGDSGAPGALLRKLHLYNIERMDNASLCGALAACPSLIDLEIVGLHVELRQTLVSVSANCHLIERLFFESSKSGRDDSLKSPACFELVNNCPHVTSLSLRGFKLHDYKVRILIKGFRKLKYVDFSTSYSITGSFLRNLGSNTGGNLLEVVILRDCMHLKVAEVDRLLNAVLSGDFKLLRHLDISNREGLASEGDWYYERCYSLSVNPLKQVLEQRPHICILAEFPSEGSFADSDQMFDSEPYSDISLPSQMSTHTSDGSMFVSFSESSYNSDHGSGNEDALDASYVLYEESSDEVETY